In one window of Desulfarculaceae bacterium DNA:
- a CDS encoding sigma-70 family RNA polymerase sigma factor: MADSREYKGSDFSLDTPVTYFKEVEGRDLLTPERELELGKAIQDGRDAILSRALDIIKSDKDASDSCVRIEAWLADSHKSPMSVEDVMADTFELLQRAAAKKKPTKKLAKTLEEIEDARLRVEIAVQEMVEANLRLAVSIAKKYTFRGLSFADLIQEGNIGLMKAVNRYDYKTGYRFSTFASWWIRQTISRAIYDQARTIRIPIHLLELRSKYFRVYYGLLKELGREPSPKEVAEKVGIDEGKVKEIVNLTLDSTSLETPVGEDGDELGDFIENKEAENAFEKVGEGEMHIHLGEALESLDDREKRILEMRFGLGDEDEHTLEQVGQVFGLSRERVRQIEKKALQRLRHPQWRAILEDHV, translated from the coding sequence ATGGCCGATAGCCGTGAATACAAAGGGTCCGATTTCAGCCTGGACACTCCGGTCACCTATTTTAAGGAGGTCGAGGGACGGGATCTGTTGACCCCGGAGCGCGAACTGGAACTGGGTAAGGCCATCCAGGATGGGCGCGACGCCATATTGAGCAGAGCCCTGGACATCATCAAAAGCGACAAGGACGCCAGCGACAGCTGCGTGCGCATCGAGGCCTGGTTGGCCGACAGCCACAAGTCGCCCATGTCCGTCGAAGACGTGATGGCCGACACCTTCGAGCTGTTGCAGCGGGCCGCCGCCAAAAAGAAGCCGACCAAGAAGCTGGCCAAGACCCTGGAGGAGATCGAGGACGCCCGCCTGCGGGTGGAGATCGCCGTGCAGGAGATGGTGGAGGCCAACCTGCGTCTGGCCGTGTCCATCGCCAAGAAGTACACCTTCCGTGGCCTGAGCTTCGCCGACCTGATTCAGGAAGGCAACATCGGCCTGATGAAGGCGGTGAACCGCTACGACTACAAGACCGGCTACCGCTTCAGCACCTTTGCCTCCTGGTGGATCCGCCAGACCATCAGCCGGGCCATCTACGACCAGGCCCGCACCATCCGGATCCCGATCCACCTCCTGGAGCTCCGCTCCAAGTACTTCCGGGTCTACTACGGCCTGCTGAAGGAGCTGGGCCGCGAGCCTTCCCCCAAGGAAGTGGCCGAGAAGGTGGGCATCGACGAGGGCAAGGTCAAGGAGATCGTGAACCTGACCCTGGACTCCACCAGCCTGGAGACCCCGGTGGGCGAGGACGGCGACGAGCTGGGCGACTTCATCGAGAACAAGGAGGCCGAGAACGCCTTCGAGAAGGTGGGTGAGGGCGAAATGCACATCCACCTGGGCGAGGCCCTGGAGTCCCTGGACGACCGTGAGAAGCGAATCCTGGAGATGCGCTTCGGCCTGGGCGACGAGGACGAGCACACCCTGGAGCAGGTGGGCCAGGTCTTTGGCCTGAGCCGCGAGCGGGTGCGCCAGATCGAGAAAAAGGCCCTGCAGCGCCTGCGTCATCCCCAATGGCGCGCCATCCTGGAGGACCACGTCTAG
- a CDS encoding 4Fe-4S binding protein: MASPAQDAYESLAKNLDRAPLGAPQGPELMAILRELFTPAEAGLAALMPFRPKKAAKLADEAGLPQDEAHALLDAMAAKGLVYRRRARQGNYYSLLPMAPGMAEAQFWASAPGAAKRRMAALFEAYYEPGVGKAFAEAPTPYSRVIPVGRAVANSQEILPLERAEELIRQHEHLALTNCYCREQAHELGQGCDAPLDVCMIFGSFAEFAVEQGWARKASQDDLLDALERAEKAGLVHVVDNVAQNVNFLCNCCGDCCMFLQTITRLNKLGGVSQAAYLAMVDSEACVACGECEAICQVAAIMVDDETAEVNEELCLGCGLCVTACPSEAINMSRRPARPVPAHHGELMASIAAARGAE, translated from the coding sequence ATGGCCAGCCCCGCTCAGGACGCCTACGAAAGCTTGGCGAAAAACCTGGACCGCGCCCCCTTGGGCGCTCCCCAGGGCCCGGAGCTCATGGCCATTCTGCGCGAGCTGTTCACCCCGGCCGAGGCCGGGCTGGCCGCGCTTATGCCCTTCCGGCCCAAAAAGGCCGCCAAGCTGGCCGACGAGGCCGGCCTGCCCCAAGACGAGGCCCATGCCCTTTTGGACGCCATGGCCGCCAAGGGGCTGGTCTACCGCCGCCGGGCTCGGCAGGGCAACTACTACAGCCTGCTGCCCATGGCGCCGGGCATGGCCGAGGCCCAGTTTTGGGCCAGCGCGCCGGGCGCGGCCAAGCGCCGCATGGCCGCCTTGTTCGAGGCCTACTACGAGCCCGGGGTGGGCAAGGCCTTCGCCGAGGCGCCCACGCCTTACTCGCGGGTGATCCCCGTGGGGCGGGCGGTGGCCAACAGCCAGGAAATACTGCCTTTGGAGCGGGCCGAGGAGCTCATTCGCCAACACGAGCACCTGGCCCTGACCAACTGCTACTGCCGCGAGCAGGCCCACGAGCTGGGCCAGGGATGCGACGCGCCCCTGGATGTGTGCATGATCTTCGGATCGTTCGCCGAGTTCGCGGTGGAGCAGGGCTGGGCGAGAAAAGCCAGCCAAGATGATCTCCTGGACGCCCTGGAGCGGGCCGAAAAGGCCGGCCTGGTGCACGTGGTTGATAACGTTGCGCAAAACGTAAATTTTTTGTGCAACTGCTGCGGCGATTGCTGCATGTTTTTGCAAACCATCACCCGGCTGAACAAGCTGGGCGGAGTCAGCCAGGCGGCCTATCTGGCCATGGTGGATTCCGAGGCCTGCGTGGCCTGCGGCGAGTGCGAGGCCATCTGCCAAGTGGCCGCGATAATGGTGGACGACGAGACGGCGGAAGTAAACGAGGAGCTTTGCCTGGGTTGCGGCCTGTGTGTCACGGCCTGCCCCAGCGAGGCCATAAACATGAGCCGCCGCCCGGCCCGTCCGGTGCCCGCCCACCATGGGGAGCTTATGGCTTCCATCGCCGCGGCACGAGGCGCAGAATAA
- a CDS encoding tetratricopeptide repeat protein codes for MACRAKRIINLHRNGMDACNSGDLEGAVGKLRTALDEVRAIGLECYQAKIMNNLGIVLEMKGEPAQAREHYQAALEMIQGKLGGETVLGRVMAENLDRVSRSIAVH; via the coding sequence ATGGCTTGCAGGGCAAAACGAATCATCAATCTGCACCGCAACGGCATGGACGCCTGCAACTCTGGCGACCTGGAGGGCGCGGTGGGCAAGCTGCGCACCGCCCTCGACGAGGTGCGCGCCATCGGCCTGGAATGCTACCAGGCCAAGATCATGAACAACCTGGGCATCGTGCTGGAGATGAAGGGCGAGCCAGCCCAGGCCAGGGAGCATTACCAGGCCGCCCTGGAGATGATCCAAGGCAAGCTGGGCGGCGAGACGGTGCTGGGCCGGGTCATGGCCGAGAACCTGGACCGGGTGTCGCGGAGCATCGCGGTCCACTAG
- a CDS encoding pentapeptide repeat-containing protein, translating into MKTSLVGIVLSLLVSLVIPIMVFAESAQPKFVVMLGNGRKLTESQLKKMLDKHYQWIWSDKKSGAQANFTGAILEDVDLTRAFLEGAKFNNTLFNRVLLKGISFQDTVFVKCKFQDSDLSDTFFVNSKFEDSVFSNTKLTNAFFKKVTANNCNYIMCDLTMTALNQTNFNKSMFHEVLWYRAKISSATFAGTVITKNKFKECFIDRGNVRTPDDLEYEVDFSKAFFVDNDFEGTALDIINEKIPNISFLASTHNLDLLTYRLFPVCLIKLRNLAFSSGLSTQERQLTYAIMRNDRKKNYGHFEGLVAYVIFELPSGWGMNPGRPLSIMLFLIPFFAVAYWFALRGTDGDGIYRVWSPTRILKKPEEEGVERLGAGKAWRNALYFSILSAFHIGWRDLNVGNWISRMQPREYTLRATGWVRVVSGIQSLISVYLLALAVLTYFGRPFG; encoded by the coding sequence ATGAAAACTAGTTTAGTTGGGATAGTATTGTCTCTTTTAGTTTCTTTAGTGATACCCATAATGGTTTTTGCTGAGTCTGCACAACCGAAATTTGTAGTAATGCTGGGAAACGGAAGGAAACTAACTGAATCCCAGCTAAAAAAGATGTTGGATAAACATTACCAATGGATTTGGTCTGACAAAAAGAGTGGGGCGCAAGCGAATTTTACAGGTGCTATATTGGAAGATGTTGACCTTACGAGAGCATTTCTAGAAGGAGCCAAATTTAATAACACCTTGTTTAACAGAGTGCTTTTAAAAGGGATATCTTTCCAAGACACAGTTTTTGTAAAATGTAAATTTCAAGACTCTGATTTAAGTGATACGTTCTTCGTAAACTCAAAGTTTGAGGACAGTGTGTTTTCGAACACCAAATTAACAAACGCCTTTTTTAAAAAGGTTACAGCAAATAATTGTAACTATATAATGTGTGATCTCACAATGACTGCATTGAACCAGACGAATTTTAATAAATCGATGTTTCATGAAGTTCTGTGGTATAGAGCGAAGATATCTTCAGCTACGTTTGCCGGAACTGTAATTACAAAAAATAAATTTAAAGAATGTTTTATAGATAGAGGGAATGTCCGCACCCCCGATGATTTAGAATACGAAGTCGACTTCTCAAAAGCATTCTTTGTCGATAATGACTTCGAGGGGACGGCCCTGGACATTATCAATGAAAAAATCCCAAATATAAGTTTTCTGGCAAGTACACATAATCTTGACTTGTTAACCTACCGTTTGTTCCCAGTTTGTCTTATAAAATTGCGCAATCTTGCCTTTTCTAGCGGCTTAAGTACCCAGGAGCGCCAGCTTACGTATGCAATTATGCGAAATGACCGCAAAAAAAATTATGGCCATTTTGAGGGGCTAGTCGCATACGTTATTTTTGAATTGCCTAGCGGCTGGGGCATGAATCCTGGCCGTCCGCTGTCAATAATGCTATTTCTCATACCGTTTTTTGCCGTTGCTTACTGGTTCGCCCTCCGTGGAACCGACGGGGATGGAATCTACCGCGTATGGAGCCCTACACGAATCTTAAAAAAACCTGAGGAGGAAGGCGTTGAACGGCTGGGCGCTGGCAAAGCCTGGCGCAACGCCCTCTACTTCTCCATCCTTTCCGCCTTCCACATCGGCTGGCGCGACCTTAACGTAGGCAACTGGATCTCGCGCATGCAACCCCGCGAGTACACCCTGCGGGCCACTGGCTGGGTGCGCGTGGTCTCTGGCATCCAGTCCCTGATCAGCGTGTATCTTCTGGCCCTGGCGGTGCTCACCTACTTCGGCCGCCCCTTCGGCTAG
- a CDS encoding MBL fold metallo-hydrolase, translated as MLTDIPAPIKISEHLYQLGTPFYPVYLSLGDQGMIIEGGTGGTAELIAEQVKMLGVAPERIAYMALTHTHADHIGAMPRLRKLRPLLI; from the coding sequence ATGTTGACCGACATCCCAGCACCCATCAAGATCAGCGAACATCTGTACCAGCTGGGCACACCCTTTTACCCGGTGTACCTCTCCCTGGGGGACCAGGGCATGATCATCGAGGGCGGCACCGGCGGCACCGCCGAGCTGATCGCCGAGCAGGTGAAGATGCTGGGCGTCGCGCCCGAGCGCATCGCCTACATGGCCCTGACCCACACCCACGCCGACCACATCGGCGCGATGCCCCGCCTGCGCAAGCTGCGACCCCTCCTTATATAA
- a CDS encoding adenine nucleotide alpha hydrolase family protein, with amino-acid sequence MNTEGMKCSRCKKPARHRLPSHNARFCDHCLGVFFRRQVEKAIKQFDMLEFGQRVLVAVSGGKDSLALWQVLIELGYPAEGVHVALELGDGKFGEASLASCQEMAQRLGAPLHVFNMAKLAGFTVQEIAWANKRSFCSVCGTLKRYHLNRLALELDCDVIATGHHLDDEAARLLGNLVRRHEHYLENQWPTLPGVPGAFAKKVKPLCRLHAAEVKSYAKAHDLPVARGDCPRSKGATLPYYTEAVRLLEDRMPGTCMNFYMGYLEQKDGPPAAPKDFQRCPTCGTPTFAETCTVCRFLERTAEREERKARAAQEPG; translated from the coding sequence TTGAACACCGAAGGCATGAAATGCTCGCGCTGCAAGAAACCGGCGCGGCACCGGCTGCCCAGCCACAACGCCCGCTTTTGCGACCACTGTTTGGGCGTGTTCTTCCGGCGGCAGGTGGAAAAGGCCATCAAGCAGTTCGACATGCTGGAGTTCGGCCAGCGGGTCTTGGTGGCGGTCAGCGGAGGCAAGGACTCCCTGGCCCTGTGGCAGGTGCTCATCGAGCTGGGCTACCCTGCCGAGGGGGTGCACGTGGCCCTGGAGCTGGGCGACGGCAAATTCGGGGAGGCATCCCTGGCCTCGTGCCAAGAGATGGCCCAACGCCTGGGCGCGCCGCTGCATGTGTTCAACATGGCTAAGCTGGCCGGGTTCACGGTGCAGGAGATCGCCTGGGCCAACAAGCGCTCCTTCTGCTCGGTGTGCGGCACCCTCAAGCGCTACCACCTCAACCGCCTGGCCCTGGAGCTGGATTGCGACGTTATCGCCACCGGTCACCACCTGGACGACGAGGCGGCGCGCCTGCTGGGAAACCTGGTGCGGCGCCACGAGCACTATCTGGAGAACCAGTGGCCCACCCTGCCCGGAGTGCCGGGAGCCTTCGCCAAGAAGGTGAAGCCCTTGTGCCGCCTGCACGCGGCGGAAGTTAAGAGCTACGCCAAAGCCCACGATCTGCCGGTGGCCCGGGGCGACTGCCCCCGCAGCAAAGGCGCCACCCTGCCCTATTACACCGAGGCGGTGCGCCTGCTGGAAGACCGCATGCCCGGCACCTGCATGAACTTCTATATGGGCTATCTGGAGCAAAAGGACGGGCCGCCCGCCGCGCCGAAGGATTTCCAGCGCTGCCCCACCTGCGGCACGCCCACCTTTGCCGAGACCTGCACGGTGTGCCGCTTCCTGGAGCGCACGGCCGAGCGCGAGGAAAGGAAGGCCCGTGCGGCTCAAGAGCCCGGTTAG
- a CDS encoding LysR family transcriptional regulator: MELNTLKIFNAVAELGSVTRAAEKLNYVQSNITARVRQLEQELGTELFYRRPRGMTLTPAGMTLLEYSRHIELLAAEAILAVGDQGEAKGPLRIGSLGSIASARLPLVLAAFHRQHPKVEVMLSTGLDDELVRDLLDYKLDGVFVPEGVVNPEIIAEPVFQEELVLVAHQDADLSRPHDACMAVLCFSLGCLYNDRLQRWLDERGLPPRRIMELRSWDGVLGCVAAGMGVSAMPRIIVGKSPVAGSLQMVPLPPHLKDITIVFARRRDTLRTKAQEEFLKMTRQQLGGERA, encoded by the coding sequence ATGGAACTGAACACCCTGAAGATATTCAATGCCGTGGCCGAGCTGGGCAGCGTCACCCGGGCGGCGGAAAAGCTCAACTACGTTCAATCCAACATCACCGCCCGCGTCCGGCAGTTGGAGCAGGAGCTGGGGACCGAGCTTTTTTACCGGCGGCCCCGGGGCATGACCCTGACTCCCGCCGGGATGACCTTGCTGGAGTACTCCCGGCACATCGAGCTGCTGGCAGCGGAGGCGATCCTGGCGGTGGGGGACCAGGGCGAGGCCAAGGGGCCGTTGCGCATCGGCTCCCTGGGCTCCATCGCCTCGGCCCGTCTGCCCCTGGTGCTGGCCGCGTTTCACCGGCAGCATCCCAAAGTGGAGGTGATGCTGAGCACCGGGTTGGATGATGAGCTGGTCAGGGACCTTTTGGACTACAAGCTCGACGGCGTCTTTGTTCCCGAAGGCGTGGTAAACCCGGAGATCATCGCCGAGCCGGTTTTCCAGGAAGAGCTGGTGCTGGTGGCTCACCAGGACGCGGATTTGTCCCGCCCCCACGATGCCTGCATGGCCGTTTTGTGCTTTTCCCTGGGATGCCTGTATAACGACCGCTTGCAGAGGTGGCTGGATGAGCGAGGCCTCCCGCCCCGCCGCATCATGGAGCTGCGCTCCTGGGACGGCGTGCTGGGCTGCGTGGCCGCCGGCATGGGGGTGTCGGCCATGCCCCGCATCATCGTGGGCAAATCCCCGGTGGCCGGATCATTGCAAATGGTCCCCTTGCCGCCCCATCTGAAAGACATCACCATTGTATTCGCCCGCCGCCGGGACACCTTGCGGACCAAGGCCCAGGAAGAGTTTCTGAAAATGACCCGGCAGCAGCTGGGCGGGGAGCGAGCCTAG
- a CDS encoding FAD-binding oxidoreductase, with protein MERELELSTRGGETARVSAVELAELAKRLQGRLIAPQDPEYEQARRIWNGMIDKRPGLIARCGGGADVQACVNFARERRIKVAVRSGGHNVAGRAVCDGGLVIDLSQMTSVEVDPEARTATAQGGATLGDLDQATVPHGLAAPVGVVAETGAAGLTLHGGYGWLCRDRGLACDNLLRAELVLADGRLVHASPTQNPDLLWALKGGGGNFGIVTSLTYRLASVPESNLVALVLYPMDQAWPVLEAIGSYMQSAPRELAVLASFWTAPAEEGVPPQALGQDVLWVLGVYHGPPAGAEKAVRPLKEAAEPIADLSHATDWLGVQSLFDGEYPDGRRYYWKAQYLDSLSGEVVEELVAATARRPSSLTSLDLWFLGGAVNEVDPAATAFSQRSKPCLVNLESNWEDPADDQANLDWTRGVFKRLEGMSSGGAYLNFPGMAEEGEETLKAAYQGNLERLRRVKEAYDPGNFFAGNFNITPPR; from the coding sequence ATGGAGCGGGAACTGGAGCTGAGCACCCGCGGCGGGGAAACGGCGCGGGTGAGCGCCGTTGAACTGGCAGAGCTGGCCAAGCGGCTGCAAGGCCGGCTGATAGCGCCCCAGGACCCGGAGTACGAGCAGGCCCGGCGCATCTGGAACGGCATGATCGACAAACGGCCCGGGCTCATCGCTCGCTGCGGCGGCGGGGCCGACGTGCAAGCCTGCGTGAACTTCGCCCGGGAGAGGCGGATCAAGGTGGCGGTGCGCTCGGGCGGGCACAACGTAGCCGGGAGGGCGGTGTGCGACGGGGGGCTGGTTATCGACCTTAGTCAGATGACCAGTGTCGAAGTGGACCCCGAGGCCCGGACCGCCACGGCCCAGGGCGGGGCCACCTTGGGAGATCTGGACCAGGCCACGGTGCCCCACGGCCTGGCCGCGCCGGTGGGGGTGGTGGCTGAAACCGGGGCCGCGGGTCTCACCCTGCACGGCGGCTATGGCTGGCTCTGCCGGGACCGGGGCCTGGCCTGCGACAACCTTCTCCGGGCCGAGTTGGTGTTGGCCGACGGCCGGCTGGTCCACGCCAGCCCCACCCAGAACCCGGACTTGCTCTGGGCCCTCAAGGGCGGGGGAGGCAACTTCGGCATTGTCACCTCCCTTACCTACCGCTTGGCCTCGGTACCCGAAAGCAACCTCGTTGCCTTGGTTCTCTACCCCATGGACCAGGCCTGGCCCGTGCTGGAAGCCATCGGCAGCTACATGCAATCCGCCCCCCGCGAGCTGGCCGTCCTGGCCAGCTTTTGGACCGCCCCGGCCGAGGAGGGCGTGCCGCCCCAGGCTTTGGGCCAGGACGTGCTTTGGGTGCTTGGGGTGTATCACGGCCCGCCCGCCGGAGCTGAAAAGGCGGTGCGGCCCCTGAAGGAGGCCGCCGAACCCATAGCGGACCTGAGCCACGCTACCGACTGGTTGGGGGTGCAGTCGCTGTTCGACGGCGAGTACCCGGATGGACGGCGCTACTACTGGAAGGCGCAGTACCTGGACAGCCTGAGCGGGGAAGTGGTGGAGGAGCTGGTCGCGGCTACGGCCCGGCGGCCTTCTTCCCTCACCTCCCTGGACCTGTGGTTTCTGGGTGGAGCGGTGAATGAGGTGGACCCGGCGGCCACCGCCTTTTCCCAGCGAAGCAAGCCCTGCCTGGTGAACCTGGAGTCCAACTGGGAGGACCCGGCCGATGACCAGGCCAACCTGGACTGGACCCGGGGGGTGTTCAAGAGATTGGAGGGCATGTCCAGCGGCGGGGCCTACCTCAACTTCCCGGGCATGGCCGAGGAAGGCGAGGAAACCTTAAAGGCGGCCTACCAGGGCAACCTAGAACGACTGCGCCGGGTGAAGGAGGCCTACGACCCAGGCAACTTCTTTGCCGGCAACTTCAACATCACCCCCCCCAGATAG
- a CDS encoding flavodoxin — protein MAKALIIYGSTTGNTQSAAQAIAGVLDGDGLETTLKDVAEARPGDLNGGYDLLLLGSSTWGDDEIELQEDFAEFYEKMDGLGLKDKKVAVFGCGDSSYTHFCGAVDAIEQKAEELGAELVASGLKIDGDPDDAEEDIQAWANSVAEAA, from the coding sequence ATGGCCAAGGCGCTCATCATTTACGGCTCCACCACCGGCAACACCCAATCCGCCGCCCAGGCCATTGCCGGGGTCCTGGACGGCGACGGCTTGGAGACCACCCTCAAGGACGTGGCCGAGGCCAGGCCGGGCGACCTGAACGGCGGCTACGACCTTTTGCTCCTGGGCAGCTCCACCTGGGGCGATGACGAGATCGAGCTGCAAGAGGACTTCGCTGAGTTCTACGAAAAGATGGACGGGCTGGGCCTGAAGGACAAAAAGGTGGCCGTTTTCGGCTGCGGCGACAGCTCTTACACCCACTTTTGCGGCGCGGTGGACGCCATCGAGCAGAAGGCCGAGGAGCTGGGGGCCGAACTGGTGGCCAGCGGCCTGAAGATAGACGGCGACCCGGACGACGCGGAAGAGGACATCCAGGCCTGGGCCAACAGCGTGGCCGAGGCGGCCTAG
- a CDS encoding MBL fold metallo-hydrolase has translation MLTDIPAPIKISEHLYQLGTPFYPVYLSLGDQGMIIEGGTGGTAELIAEQVKMLGVAPERIAYMALTHTHADHIGAVPRLRKLWPHLKVMASPKAAAALAHPKHLESFLPADRMISKILVGMGVIDELPPVLEEYDFSVDVVVEEGARIALGQGVEWHVLLTPGHSACHTSYYESGEQVLALGDMAGYFDPGREIIWPNYFSGLQDYCLSIQKLAILPARRAVLSHNGAVDLTKRPFLEDALVATLEYHGQLMERLASGEAQADTCAEQAAWVHSYAPIASVKAIEFLVGLLCKQSSRVVEQVAVAPLGWSAPRVEMQAGA, from the coding sequence ATGTTGACCGACATCCCAGCACCCATCAAGATCAGCGAACATCTGTACCAGCTGGGCACACCCTTTTACCCGGTGTACCTCTCCCTGGGGGACCAGGGCATGATCATCGAGGGCGGCACCGGCGGCACCGCCGAGCTGATCGCCGAGCAGGTGAAGATGCTGGGCGTCGCGCCCGAGCGCATCGCCTACATGGCCCTGACCCACACCCACGCCGACCACATCGGCGCGGTGCCCCGCCTGCGCAAGCTGTGGCCCCACCTCAAGGTCATGGCCAGCCCCAAGGCGGCCGCGGCCCTGGCCCACCCCAAGCATCTGGAAAGCTTCCTCCCGGCCGACCGCATGATCAGCAAGATTTTGGTGGGCATGGGGGTGATCGACGAGCTGCCGCCGGTGCTGGAGGAGTACGACTTCTCGGTGGACGTGGTGGTGGAGGAAGGGGCGCGCATCGCCCTGGGCCAGGGAGTGGAATGGCACGTGCTCCTCACCCCCGGCCACTCGGCCTGCCACACCTCTTATTACGAAAGCGGCGAGCAGGTCTTGGCCCTGGGCGACATGGCCGGCTACTTCGACCCCGGCCGGGAGATCATCTGGCCCAACTACTTCTCGGGGTTGCAGGACTACTGCCTGAGCATCCAGAAGCTGGCCATTTTGCCCGCGCGCCGGGCGGTGCTCAGCCACAACGGCGCGGTGGATCTGACCAAGCGGCCCTTCCTGGAGGACGCCCTGGTCGCCACCCTGGAGTATCACGGCCAGCTCATGGAGCGCCTGGCCTCGGGCGAAGCCCAGGCCGACACCTGCGCCGAGCAGGCGGCCTGGGTGCACTCCTACGCGCCCATCGCCTCGGTAAAGGCCATCGAGTTCCTGGTGGGGCTCTTGTGCAAGCAGAGCTCCCGGGTGGTGGAGCAGGTGGCGGTCGCGCCGCTGGGATGGAGCGCGCCGAGGGTGGAGATGCAAGCCGGGGCGTAG